The segment TTCCAGACCGAATGGGTCAGTCCGCGCGTTGCCCTCTATGTTGAAATCCCGAGATCTTGCGGACTGCTCTTTATGCAGAGCTGGCGGTCATCGGGCCTTCATTCAACCGTGATCTTTGCCTGTCGCAGAGCGAGGATCTTGTCCTTTCGGACCAGAGACACGGTGCCGGTATAGGCCCCCTTCGGCCAGCCACCCTCGGGCGCGTGACGGCCGAAGGCGCGGAAAAGTTGGCTTTGGCCGCGATCGATGGTGAGGCGATGGGTAAAAACTGCGCCGTCTGGGCCCGTTGCCGTTAATTGCATCTCGTCGCCAGTTTCGGCAAAAAACGCAAAGCCATAGAGGATCAAATCATGATCTGGCCGTGCCGAATCGCGTCGCGCGGCGCCGGACTGAACATGCGTGAGGCGCGGCATCGACGTGGTGAAGCTGGCGGTGAACAGGCCGGTCCGACCATAGATCGGCGGGTCAAACCAGAGTGTGCCACTGCCAGTGCCACAAGCGGGTTCGATCCCGGCAGGGACTTCGGGGGCGAAGGGGTCTACGACCTTGCCATCTTTGAGCACTGTGATGTGGACATGGGGGAAATTGGATTGGCCGCTCATCCCGACCTGACCGATGGGGGTGCCGGTGGTGACCTGTTGGCCCTGCTGCACCGCCAAACTGCTGCGCTTCATGTGGCAATAAAGCGTTTGATACCCGTTGGGATGCAGAATCCGAACCGCATTGCCGCATTCCTGCCCGGCGATTTCGGCGGCAATTTCCGCGCTGTAGGGGCGGTCCGGAACACCATCGCGCACCGCTTCGACCACCCCATCGGCTGCGGCCAAGACTGCGGTGCCGCGGTCCATCGCGTCGTCCGACAGCAGGGCGATATCAGTGCCGCGGTGCCCATCGCGGGATTTCAGTCCGCAGGTATAGTCATGTTGTGCGATGCCAGGGTCGGCATCCACGTAATCCTCGATAAAGCAGGTCTGCCCCAGTGTGCAGTCCAGCGGCAACGATAGAAAGGGAGCCTCCGCCGCGGTGGGCGCGGCGGAGGCTGTCAGGATCAAGGTCGCCAGCAGAGCTTTGGCGGGCCCTTGCATCACGCCGAACATCACTCGGCGGTCAGCAGCGGCGGCTTGTTTCCCGAGAGGCGGGGACTCTGCGGTCCTTCGAGGTCGAGAACGATTTTGCCGTCGCGCACGCCGACCTTGACCAATCCGCCCTTCATCAACTGACCAAAGAGCAATTCTTCTGCCAGCGGTTTCTTGATGTGTTCCTGAATCACGCGGCCCAGTGGACGTGCGCCCATCTTGCTGTCGTACCCCTTGTCGGCGAGCCATTCTGCCGCAGCGGTGCTGAGTTCGATCGTCACGTTGCGGTCCATCAGCTGTGCCTCGAGTTGCAGCACGAACTTTTCGACCACCTGCATGATCACCGATTTCGGCAGTGGCTGGAAGCTGATGACTGCATCCAGACGGTTGCGGAATTCCGGCGTGAACGTCCGTTCGATCGCGGCAGTATCTTCGCCCTCGCGGCGGTCGCGCCCAAATCCGATGGCTGCTTGCGCCTGCTCCATCGCGCCGGCGTTCGACGTCATAATCAGGATCACATTGCGGAAATCCACTGTGCGGCCGTTATGATCCGTGAGCGAGCCGTGATCCATCACTTGCAACAGGATGTTGTAGACATCCGGATGGGCCTTTTCCATCTCATCCAGCAGCAACACACAATGCGGATGCTGATCAACACCGTCGGTTAGCTGCCCACCCTGATCAAACCCGACATATCCCGGAGGCGCGCCTATCAGACGGGATACCGCATGTTTTTCCATGTATTCGGACATGTCAAAGCGCAGCAGTTGCACACCTAAGGTATCCGCCAGCTGTTTCGCCACCTCGGTCTTGCCGACGCCTGTCGGCCCGGCAAACAGGTAATTGCCAATGGGCTTTTCCGGTTCACGCAGACCGGCGCGCGCGAGCTTGATCGCTGACGACAAGGCCGTGATGGCATTGTCCTGACCGAACACGACCCGTTTGAGCGATGCCTCAAGATCCTTGAGTACCTCGGCATCGTTCTTTGAGACGTTTTTCGGCGGGATGCGGGCGATCTTGGCCACAACGTCCTCGATTTCCTTGGTGCCGATGGTCTTGCGGCGTTTGCTGTCGGGCAGCAGATGCTGGGCGGCACCGGCTTCGTCGATTACATCAATGGCTTTGTCCGGTAGCTTGCGGTCGTTAATATAGCGGGCCGACAGCTCGACCGCGGTTTTTACTGCGTCAGCAGTGTATTTCACGCCGTGATGCTCCTCGAAATAGGGCTTCAGGCCCTTGAGGATCTTGACCGTGTCTTCGACGGTCGGTTCGTTGACGTCGATCTTTTGGAACCGGCGGGCAAGGGCGCGATCCTTTTCGAAATGCTGGCGGAACTCCTTGTAGGTGGTCGAGCCCATGGTGCGCAGCTTGCCACCCTGAAGTGCGGGTTTCAGAAGATTCGACGCATCCATCGCGCCGCCGGATGTGGCACCCGCACCAATCACTGTGTGGATCTCGTCGATAAACAGCACGGCATCGGGGTGATCTTCCAGTTCGGTCACAACAGCCTTCAGCCGTTCCTCGAAATCACCACGATAGCGGGTGCCGGCCAGCAGCGCCCCCATGTCGAGCGAATAGATCGTGGTTTTTGACAATACCTCAGGCACTTCGCCATTGACGATTTTACGCGCCAGCCCTTCGGCAATCGCCGTCTTGCCGACGCCCGGATCACCCACCAGCAGGGGATTGTTCTTGCGGCGGCGGCAAAGCACCTGAATGCAGCGCTCAACTTCAGTGGCGCGGCCGATCAACGGATCGATATCGCCCTTGCGCGACTTGGCGTTCAAATCGACGCAATATTTTGCCAGCGCCGATTCTTTTTGTTCGCCGCCCCCCGATGAGGTTTCGGAGGTGTGCGAATCCTCTTCGGCGTCAGAGGCGCCAGTGATTGGGCGACTTTCGCCATAGGCCGGGTTCTTGGCGACGCCATGGGCAATGAAATTGACCGCATCGTAGCGCGTCATTTCCTGTTCTTGCAGGAAATAGGCTGCGTTGCTTTCGCGTTCGGCAAAGATCGCGACCAGAACGTTGGCGCCGGTCACTTCGGTCCGCCCCGAGCTTTGGACATGGATCGCCGCGCGCTGAATGACCCGCTGGAACGCCGCAGTCGGCACCGCTTCGGAGCCTTCTATATCTGTCACCAGATTGGACAGATCCTCATCGATGAACTCGACCAGAGTGGTGCGCAGTTCCTCGGTGTCAACGCTACAGGCCTTCATCACCTGCACGGCATCGGGTTCATCGACAAGCGCGAGCAGCAGATGCTCCAGCGTTGCAAATTCGTGAGATCGCGAGTTGGCCAGCGCCAGCGCCGCGTGAATGGACTGCTCAAGTGTGTTCGAGAATGAAGGCACGTTTGGTGCTCCTTCTTATCTGTGTCAGACCGAGGCATCGGTCCAGACTGGCCTCTTACGTTTAAAGTTTGGTCTATATTGACCGAGCTTCAAGTTTTTTCTGTGTCTGCGCATCTCACTTTGTCACACGAGCCCGTAACATGAGGTGAATTTGCACTAGAAACGGTCCTTGCGCTGGCGAATTTCGGCAAAGACGGCGGCATCGGTGGCGTCCGGCATACCAACAGCCTCTTTCACCGAAGGCTGGGCGGCGCGCAGGAAGGGGTTTGTGGCCAGCTCGTCCGACAGAACCGAGGGGACGGTCGGGATACCTTCGGCACGAGCTTTGGCGATTGCATCGCAACGATATTTAAGCGCAGCGTTTTCCGATTCAATAGTCAGGGCGAACTTTGCGTTGGCGGCTGTGTATTCATGACCGGAGCAGACGGTGGTATCGTCGGGCAGCGCCGCCAGCTTGGACAGGCTGTTCCACATCTGGTCAAAGCTGCCCTCGAACACCCGACCGCATCCCAGCGCCATCAGGCTGTCAGCGGTAAAGACCAGTTTCGAACCCGGCAGATAAAACGCGATATGGCCGACCGTGTGGCCTGACACGTCAAGGATCTGTACCACCTCGCCCCCGAACGAGAATTCATCGCCGTCAGCCACGGCGTGATCAAGGGGGGGCAGGCGATGCGCGTCAGCGGCGGCGGCGATCACCCGCGCTGGGTGCTTGGCCAGTAGGGGCGCGACGCCGTCGATATGATCGCCATGGTGATGCGTCAGCCAGATTTCTGTCAGTGTCCAGCCGCGCTCGGACAGGGCAGCATCGATGGGGGCGGCATCCGGGACGTCGATGACGGCGGTGGCGCCCGATGCGGCGTCATGAATCAAAAAGGCGTAATTATCGCTGCGCGCCGGGATGGTGACAAGTTCAAGGGGCATGGTCATTCGGCTCCGTCTGGGTACACTGGCCCCAGCTTGGACGATCAGTAGCGGGGCTGCAATGCACCTGGACGTGACGCATCTTCGCAATTTCTATTATCGCAGCGCGCTGGGTCGCGCCGCCCAAAAGATCGTGCGCGATGAGGTCGTCCGGCTTTGGCCGGTAGCCAAGGGTCATACCGTTGCCGGCTATGGCTTTGCCGTGCCGCTTTTGCGCCCTTACTTGCGCGATGCGCGCCGGGTGATCGGGCTGATGCCTGCGCCGCAGGGCGTGATGCACTGGCCGGTGGGAATGCCCAATGTCGCGGTCCTATGCGAAGAGACGCTGTGGCCGATCGAAACCGGGCGCGTCGACCGGCTGGTACTGATGCACGGGCTGGAGACGTCCGAGAATGCCACGGCCCTGCTCGAGGAATGTTACCGGGTTCTGGGGCCGGGGGGGCGGGCGCTGTTCATCGTGCCGAATCGATCTGGCCTATGGGCGCGCAGCGATGTGACGCCCTTTGGCTATGGCAGGCCATATTCGCTCGGCCAGCTCGAAGCGCAGTTGAAGCGGCACGAATTTATCCCCGAGCGCACGCGCTCCGCGCTGTATCAACCGCCATCGTCGCGCCGGTTCTGGATGAAAACCGGGCCGATGTGGGAAAGGACCGGGCGCGCCGCGGCGGTCATCATGGCCGGCGGCGTGCTGATGGTCGAGGTGGCCAAACGCAGCCCGCCGCGCCCCAAAGGTTTGTCGCAGGCGGCGCGCAAGCCGTTGGGCGTACTGATCCCATCCCCCAAACCCAAGGCGGTCTGACCCGCACTATGCCGCTTGCTTGATGGATGGATTCGCCAGTTGACACGGGGGCGGTCAGGGCAAGGTGTCGCATGCGCCTAAAAATGAGGCGGTTTTGAGACAGAGCGGGATTCGACGCCCGCCGCGAAAAAACCCATGCTACGCGAGGGCAGACAGACGGCAAACTGCGACCACTGGCGCAATCTCCATGAAATAAAGGGTTATGCGGACGAGGCAAAAACGTCTAAGCATGTTGCGGGGGTGGGAACGCTCTGCTACATCCGCGCTGATTTTAATGCCCTGGGACAGTCCAGGGTCGCTATAAACGCCTCCGGACCCGGCAGCGATGTCGGGCCACGGGGGCATAATATCGGAAGGGTGGACGTGTCTGAATCAGCTTCGATATCCTCCGGCATCGCCAAGCGCTATGCCACGGCAGTCTTTGAGATCGCCAACGAGAGCAAGCGGCTCGACAAGCTTGAAGCCAATATCAATGACCTCTCGGCAGCTCTGAGCGAAAGCGCGGATCTGCGGGACCTGATCCACTCGCCGCTTCTCAGCCGCGAAGTGCAGGGTGCGGCCATCGGGGCGGTGGCCAAAAAGATGGGCCTGACCCCCGATATGCAGAACACGCTGGGCCTGATGGCCGCGAAACGGCGTCTGTTTGTGCTGCCGCAGATGGTGGCAAAGCTGCGCGAGATGATCGCGGAGCACAAAGGCGAAGTCACCGCTGATGTGGTCTCAGCCACCGCGCTGACCGCCGCACAAGCCAGCAAGCTTTCCGAGACGCTCAAGGCCCAGGTTGGCCGTGACGTCAAAATCAATGCGAGCGTCGATGAGAGTCTCATCGGTGGTCTAGTTGTCAAGATGGGCTCGAAGATGATCGACACGTCGATCCGCGCCAAGCTCACTTCCCTCCAGAATGCAATGAAAGAGGTCGGATAAATGGGTATCCAAGCAGCCGAGATTTCTGCCATCCTCAAGGAGCAGATCAAGAACTTTGGCCAGGACGCTGAAGTCACCGAAGTGGGCCGCGTGCTGTCCGTCGGCGACGGGATCGCGCGTGTCTACGGACTCGACAATTGCCAGGCTGGCGAAATGGTCGAATTCCCCGGTGGTATCCGCGGCATGGCACTGAACCTCGAATCCGACAACGTCGGCGTCGTGATTTTCGGTTCTGACCGCGACATCAAAGAAGGTGACGTCGTCAAGCGCACCAAGTCCATCGTGGATGTGCCGATCGGTGACGCCCTGCTGGGTCGTGTTGTAGACGGTCTGGGCAATGCGATTGACGGCAAGGGCCCGATCGAGACCACCGAGCGCGGCATCGCCGACGTTAAGGCACCGGGCATCATCCCGCGTAAATCGGTTCACGAGCCGATGGCGACGGGCCTGAAGTCCGTCGACGCCATGATCCCGATTGGCCGTGGCCAGCGCGAGCTGATCATTGGTGACCGTCAGACCGGCAAGACCGCTGTCGCGCTCGACACGATCCTGAACCAGAAATCGTACAACGACGCTGCGACCAACGAAGGCGAGAAGCTGTATTGCATCTACGTCGCCATCGGTCAGAAGCGTTCGACCGTGGCACAGCTGGTGAAAAAGCTCGAAGAGAGCGGCGCGATTGAGTACACCATCGTTGTCGCCGCAACCGCGTCCGACCCGGCGCCGATGCAGTTCCTGGCACCCTATTCCGCCACGGCAATGGCCGAGCATTTCCGCGACAACGGACGCCACGCCCTGATCATCTATGATGACTTGTCTAAACAGGCCGTGTCCTACCGTCAGATGTCGCTGCTTCTGCGTCGCCCGCCGGGCCGCGAAGCCTATCCCGGCGACGTTTTCTACCTTCACTCACGTCTGCTCGAGCGTTCGGCAAAGCTGGGCGACGATCATGGCAACGGCTCGCTGACGGCTCTGCCGATCATCGAAACCCAGGGCGGCGACGTTTCGGCGTTTATCCCGACCAACGTGATCTCGATCACCGACGGCCAGATCTTCCTCGAAACCGAACTGTTCTACCAGGGCATCCGCCCGGCGGTGAACACCGGTCTGTCGGTATCGCGTGTGGGTTCTTCGGCTCAGACCAACTCGATGAAATCCATCGCAGGACCGGTCAAACTGGAGCTGGCGCAGTACCGCGAAATGGCGGCCTTTGCGCAGTTTGGTTCTGACCTCGATGCCTCGACCCAGCGCCTGTTGGCACGTGGTGCGCGTCTGACCGAACTGATGAAGCAGCCGCAATACGCACCGCTAACGAACGCAGAAATCGTCTGCGTGATCTTTGCCGGTACCAAAGGGTATCTGGACAAGGTGGCAGTCGCTGATGTGGGCCGGTTCGAAAAGGGCCTGCTGAACCACTTGCGCAGCAAGCGTAAGGACGTTCTTGACTTCATCACCAAGGAAGATCCCAAGATCAAAGGCGATGCCGAGGATAAAATCCGCGCAGCGCTTGATGAATTCGCCGCCGACTTCGCATAAAGGGGAGATAAGGCAATGCCGAATCTCAAGGTCCTAAAAAACCGGATCGCGTCGGTCAAATCGACCCGCAAGATCACCAAGGCCATGCAGATGGTGGCCGCCGCAAAACTGCGGCGGGCACAGGAAGCTGCCGAACAGTCGCGTCCCTATACCGAGCGGTTCAATGCCGTGATGGGGGCGCTTGCCGCCTCAGTCGGGGACTCGGCCAGCGCGCCGAAACTTCTGGCCGGCACGGGCAGCGATCAGGTCCAACTTCTGGTCGTGATGACGGCGGAACGCGGGTTGTGCGGTGGCTTCAACTCGAACATCGCCAAGCTGGCCAAACAACATGTGGCCAAGCTCAAGGCTGCTGGCAAAACGGTCAAGATCCTGACCGTGGGCAAAAAAGGCCGCGACAGCATGCGCCGCGAATACGGCGACATGTTTATCGGTCACGTCGATCTGACCGAGGTCAAGCGGGTCGGCTATGTCGACGCGCAGGGCATTGCCAGTGACATCCTCGGGCGGTTTGATGCCGGGGAATTCGACGTCTGCACGATCTTCTTCTCACAGTTCGTCAACGTTGTGTCGCAGATCCCGACCGCGCAGCAGATCATTCCGGCGTCTTTCGAGACGACCGCAGGTGATGCAGAGCAGACGCTCTATGACTACGAGCCGAGCGAAGAAGAGATCCTGGCCGACCTGCTGCCGCGCGGCGTGGCGACCCAGATCTTTGCGGCGCTGCTCGAAAATGCCGCCTCGGAGCAGGGGTCGCGGATGTCCGCAATGGACAACGCCACCCGCAACGCAGGCGAAATGATCGACAAGCTCACGATCGAATACAACCGTTCGCGTCAGGCCGTCATCACCAACGAACTGATCGAAATTATCTCGGGCGCGGAAGCGCTCTAAGAACCGGAGACGAAACATGGCAAACGCAGTAGGCAAAATCACCCAGGTGATCGGCGCTGTTGTCGACGTTCAGTTCAGCGATGATCTTCCCGAGATCCTGAACGCCCTGACAACGGACAACAACGGCAAGAAACTGGTTCTCGAAGTCGCGCAGCATCTTGGCGAAAACACCGTCCGGACCATCGCGATGGATGCGACCGAAGGTCTGGTGCGTGGTCAGGCTGTGACCAACACCGGCGGGCAGATTACGGTGCCGGTTGGCAACGAAACTCTGGGCCGCATCATCAACGTCACCGGCGACCCGGTCGATGAAAAGGGCCCGGTAAACTCGGCGACGTCCCGCGCAATCCACGGCGACGCACCGACCTTCGCCCAGCAGTCCACCGCGACCGAGATCCTCGTGACCGGCATCAAGGTGATCGACCTGCTGGCACCCTACACCAAGGGCGGAAAAATCGGCCTGTTCGGTGGTGCCGGTGTGGGCAAGACGGTTCTGATCATGGAACTGATCAACAACATCGCAAAGGTGCACTCGGGTCTGTCCGTGTTCGCCGGCGTGGGTGAGCGGACCCGTGAAGGCAACGACCTGTATCACGAGATGATTGAATCGGGCGTTATCGTTCCCGACAATCTGGTCGATTCCAAAATCGCGCTGGTCTACGGCCAGATGAACGAGCCTCCGGGTGCGCGTATGCGTGTGGCCCTGACCGGTCTGACGCTGGCCGAGCAGTTCCGTGATGAATCGGGTTCGGACGTTCTGTTCTTCGTCGACAACATCTTCCGCTTTACCCAGGCGGGTTCCGAGGTTTCGGCGCTTCTGGGTCGTATCCCTTCGGCCGTTGGCTACCAGCCGACACTGGCGACCGACATGGGCGCGATGCAGGAACGTATTTCGTCGACCAAATCGGGTTCGATCACGTCTGTTCAGGCCGTGTACGTACCTGCGGACGACCTGACCGACCCCGCGCCGGCCACATCGTTTGCGCACCTCGACGCGACCACGGTTCTGGACCGTTCGATCTCGGAAAAAGGCATCTACCCGGCTGTGGACCCGCTTGGTTCGACGTCGCGTCTGCTCGATCCGCTGATCATCGGTGACGAGCATTACAAAGTTGCGACCGACGTGCAGAAGACGCTTCAGCGCTACAAATCGCTGCAGGACATCATTGCCATTCTTGGTATGGATGAACTGAGCGAAGAGGACAAAGTGGCCGTGGCCCGTGCCCGTAAACTGGAACGTTTCCTGTCGCAGCCGTTCGACGTGGCCAAGGTGTTCACCGGTTCTGACGGTGTGCAGGTCCCGCTGGAAGATACGATTGCGTCGTTCAAGGCGGTTGTGGCCGGTGAATACGATCACCTGCCCGAAGCGGCTTTCTACATGGTTGGCGGTATCGACGACGTAAAGGCCAAGGCCGAGCGTCTGGCCGCAGACGCAGCCTAAGAAGCGTGGTGCGAAGGGTCCAACCGGGCGCTTCGCACTCCAAAGGAGGGCCATATGGCAGAGACGATGCAATTCGACCTGGTCAGCCCCGAGCGGCGGCTATACTCGGCAGAGATTCTGTCGGTGCAGATCCCGGGTGCAGACGGCGACATGACGGTGATGCCGAACCATGCGCCGACGATCACAACCCTGCGCCCCGGTGTACTCAAGGTTGAGACCGAAAAAGGCACCGAAGAATTTGTCGTGACGGGCGGTTTTGCCGAAATCGGCGAAAGCGTGAGCGTTCTGGCTGAACGTGCGCTGCCACGCGGTGACGTGGATCAGGCGACCTACGAAACCATGGTGGACGAAGCTCATGCCGCATATGGCAAGGTCAAGGACACCTTCAAGAACGAGCCCGGCCCGGTGGATGACGCAGCCAAGCTGCTGTCGGACATGGTGGCCGTAGGCACACATATCGGGTTGTCGCCCAAGCAGCCGTCACTCTGACGCACGACGACTTTCGCTGAAAACGCCAAGGGCCCCGTGATATGCGGGGCCCTTTTGCGATTCCACCACGCAACTTTGCCCGGGTGATCAGTTTGACCTTGGTGGACGAAGAACACCGGATTTTGCCATTCCAAAATCCGCGAGTTTCACGGACTATCCGCACGCGCACCGGATGAGGCAGGAATGAAAAAACTCAGAGCAACCACCATAGGCGTCGATCAGGGCAAAGTTGAACTGTTTTCAGAATTTGCCGAAGGCGGCGAAATGTGGGTCGGATCGGGAACCCGCGAACGGCGGCAATATATCCCATTCTCAACCAGCTATCGCACACCGCCGACGGTGCATCTGTCCTTTGCCCTGTGGGATGTTGATCGGAGCGCCAATCTCAGGGCAGATCTGATGACAGAGAACCTTGGCACCGACGGTTTCGATATGGTGTTTCGCACCTGGGCGGACACTAGGATCGCCCGGGTGCATGTGGCGTGGATGTCGATCGGTGAGGTTGCCTCGGACGATGACTGGGATCTCTGACGCTTTGGCAGTGCGGTGTCAGAGAATGCCTTCGTAGATCGGGCCCAGTGTTTCTGTCTCGAACAGGGACGACACAGAAGTACCGTTCCAGATGTTCAGGATCGCCTGCGCAAACATTGGCGCGGTTGGCAAAATGCGGATGTTGGGGGCATTTTTGACTGCATCGTTCGCGTGAATGGAATCGGTAATCACCAGCGACTTCATCACAGATTTGGTGATCCGTTCGACCGCAGGACCGGACAGAACGCCGTGGGTGATGTAGGAGTGCACCTCGGTCGCGCCATGTTCCATCAGCACCTCCGCGGCCTTGCAAAGCGTGCCGGCCGTGTCACAGATGTCGTCGACGATGATGCATTTCTTGCCGGTCACGTCGCCGATTACGGTCATTTCCGCAATTTCTCCGGCCTTTTCGCGCCGCTTGTCGACGATCGACAGAGGCACGTTGATCCGCTTGGCCAGCTCGCGGGCGCGCGCCACGCCGCCGACATCCGGCGACACGACCATCACATCCTCCACCCCGTCCTTGAACTGGTTCAGCACGTCGAGTGCGAAGATCGGCGAGGCATAGAGGTTGTCGACCGGAATGTCGAAAAAGCCCTGAATCTGCGCCGCGTGCAGGTCCATGGTCAACACCCGTTCGATGCCCGCTTCGGCGATCATATTTGCCACCAGCTTGGCCGTGATCGGGGTGCGCGCCTTGGTGCGGCGGTCTTGCCGGGCATAGCCGAAATAGGGGATCACGGCGGTGATGCGCGACGCTGAACTGCGTCGCAGCGCGTCCGCCATGATCAGAAGTTCCATCAGGTTGTCATTGGCGGGGTTCGACGTGCTCTGGATGATGAACATATCCTCGCCGCGGACGTTCTCGTAGACTTCGACGAAGATCTCAGCGTCGTTAAACCGTTCGATCCGAGCATCGACCAGCCCCACGCTCATGCCACGATACAGCGACATGCGGCGGGCAATGGCCTGACCAAGAGGCAGGTTTGCATTCCCAGAGATTAACTTGGGTTCGATGAGTGTCGGCATGAGGGGGCAGCTCCGGTCCGTGAATGACAGATTCGTGACGTTGCGCACCGCTTAACATGCCGTTACCGTCCGGCAAAGCGCATGACGACAAGGGAGAAACCGAATGACCGCCATTGATTACTTTTTCGTGACACTGTCGCCGTTTAGCTATCTGGCGGGCACCCGACTAGAAGAGGTTGCTGAGCGGACCGGGGCGACGATCACCTACAAACCGCTGGATATTATGGCGCTTTTTGCCCGCACGGGCGGTACAGCCCCTAAGGACCGCCATCCAAGCCGGATGGAATACCGCGCGCAGGAACTTCTGCGGATGGCCAAACATCTGGATATGCCGCTAAACCTTAAGCCAGCACATTGGCCGACCAATGCCGCACCGTCATCCTATGCCATCATCGCAGCCCAAAGCGCGGGCGGCGGCGATCTGGGCAAGCTGACCCATTCAATCCTGCGCGCCTGCTGGGCTGAAGAAAAAGACATCGCTGACGACGGGGTGATCAAAGACTGCCTCGAACGCGCGGGATTTGATCCCAACCTGGCTGATAGCGGACTGCTAGCGGGCGCTGAGACCTATTCCTCCAATCTGGAAGAGGCTGTGGCCAAGGGCGTGTTTGGCGCACCCTTTTACATCACGGATGACGGTCAGCGTTTCTGGGGCCAGGACCGGCTGACCTTTCTTGAGGCGCACCTTGCCGGCAACGCCTAGTGCCGCAGGCCATTCGCGCCGGATATTCGGTTTTCTGGCAGGAATTTGGCACCGGGTCGGATCCGGCGCTGCTGTTGCATTGTGCACTGGCACATTCGGGGGCTTGGTCGGGACTGGCTGAACGGTTAGAGGGGCGTTTGCGAATGCAGGCGCCCGACCTGCCGGGCCATGGGCAAAGTGCGGATTGGGACGGACGCTGCGACTATCATGATCAGGCCACGGATATCGCGGCTGATTTCCTTGCGCCGGGGACGCATCTGATCGGGCATTCTCTGGGGGCCACCGTGGCCCTGCGTCTGGCGCTGAACCATGAAAGCGCGCTGCGGTCGCTGACACTGATTGAGCCGGTTCTGTTCGCCGGGGTGCGCGCCAGAAATCCCGATCTTTACGCGGCGCATCAGGCGTCCAATGCCCCCTTTGCCGCTGCAATGGAGACTGAGGACTGGGACCATGCGGCGCGGATCTTTACCGCCCAATGGGGGGCAGGGCGGCCATGGGATAGTTTGAAGCCGCAGCAGCGGGCGAACCTGACGGCCCGTATCAGAATTGTCGGCGAAACCAGCCGTGCCCTGAACGAGGATTCAATCGGCCTCTTGACGCCGGGACGTCTCGAATCGTTGAAAATGCCCGTGTTGTTGATCCGTGGCGCGCGTTCCGAGCCTGTCATCAAGGGCATTCACGACGCTCTTGCCGCGCGGATTCCTGTTGTTCGCCAGGCATGTATTTCCGGCGCCGGGCACATGGTGCCGCTGACGCATCCCGATGCTGTCGCCGCCGAAATCCTGACATTTCTGCCCTGAAGGCGTGTGTCAGCTATCCGCAGCCGGGGGGGCAACCGTGAACGCCTCAATGGCGAGCTGTTTATCGTCCGAATCATTCTCATAGATCGTGCGGCTGGTGACACCGGGCAGTTTGGCAAAACTCTGGCTTAGTTTCAGCGGAAAGAAGGTCGCAGGCATGTCCTCGAACCCGGGTAATTTGCGCAGGATGGACGATGTGCTTTGGGTGCAAAAGGTCTGCCCGACTGCCCCGTTGTCCTGCACCAGACGCAGCGCCTGTTCGGCGACGGCCGGGGATACTTCGATCTGTTGGACGATGACGTGATAGGTGGCGCGGGCGTGGGCGCTTTCATAAAACGCCTCAATCCGCGGGGTGATCCCATACAGCACATCGCCGCTTTCCGG is part of the Puniceibacterium sp. IMCC21224 genome and harbors:
- a CDS encoding 2-hydroxychromene-2-carboxylate isomerase gives rise to the protein MTAIDYFFVTLSPFSYLAGTRLEEVAERTGATITYKPLDIMALFARTGGTAPKDRHPSRMEYRAQELLRMAKHLDMPLNLKPAHWPTNAAPSSYAIIAAQSAGGGDLGKLTHSILRACWAEEKDIADDGVIKDCLERAGFDPNLADSGLLAGAETYSSNLEEAVAKGVFGAPFYITDDGQRFWGQDRLTFLEAHLAGNA
- a CDS encoding alpha/beta fold hydrolase, producing MPQAIRAGYSVFWQEFGTGSDPALLLHCALAHSGAWSGLAERLEGRLRMQAPDLPGHGQSADWDGRCDYHDQATDIAADFLAPGTHLIGHSLGATVALRLALNHESALRSLTLIEPVLFAGVRARNPDLYAAHQASNAPFAAAMETEDWDHAARIFTAQWGAGRPWDSLKPQQRANLTARIRIVGETSRALNEDSIGLLTPGRLESLKMPVLLIRGARSEPVIKGIHDALAARIPVVRQACISGAGHMVPLTHPDAVAAEILTFLP